In the Thauera sedimentorum genome, one interval contains:
- a CDS encoding EAL domain-containing protein, which yields MMPVHSPEFRPRSDALLDFGALQRLTSRRDGRLTVDWAGHRLCSHLQPIVSFSHRRVVGHEGLVRATDAAGEAVPPLTLLRQADTAAELIDLDRSCRYLHIGQAAAFGAGGYLFLNMHPLAFASMHSTDCASFMRETAAAFDLPPERLVIEITEDVLTDDSSFESSVLYLRDLGCRIALDDFGAGHSNFDRVWRLKPEIVKLDRDFAVRAAIDESARRLLPQIVELLHEAGSLVLLEGIETAEQARIAMAADVDFAQGYFFGRPSGETPDPAPSVAAIDAVWTDYDTSQADDTRRYRERISDYVNAIGHAASLLADRRSADEALRLFLGQPGALRCYMLDEQGFQISRNIPAHGERLAEGITPESDAARSRWSRRPYFRRAMETPGRVCVTRPYLCISSAVLCVTVSICFQAGGQRRVLCGDVAWA from the coding sequence ATGATGCCCGTCCACAGTCCCGAGTTCCGGCCACGCAGCGACGCCCTCCTCGATTTCGGCGCGCTGCAGCGCCTGACCAGCCGCCGCGACGGACGGCTGACGGTCGACTGGGCGGGGCATCGGCTGTGCAGCCACCTGCAGCCTATCGTCAGCTTCAGCCACCGCCGCGTGGTGGGGCACGAAGGCCTGGTGCGCGCCACCGACGCCGCAGGAGAAGCGGTGCCGCCCCTGACGCTGCTGCGCCAGGCCGACACCGCGGCGGAACTGATCGACCTGGACCGCAGCTGCCGCTACCTGCACATCGGCCAGGCTGCGGCCTTCGGCGCCGGCGGCTATCTGTTCCTCAACATGCACCCGCTGGCCTTCGCCAGCATGCACTCGACCGACTGCGCGAGCTTCATGCGCGAAACCGCCGCCGCGTTCGATCTGCCGCCCGAGCGGCTGGTCATCGAGATCACCGAGGACGTGCTGACCGACGATTCCTCCTTCGAGTCCAGCGTGCTCTACCTGCGCGATCTCGGCTGCCGCATCGCGCTGGACGATTTCGGCGCGGGGCACTCCAACTTCGACCGCGTCTGGCGGCTGAAGCCGGAGATCGTCAAGCTCGACCGCGACTTCGCGGTGCGCGCGGCCATCGACGAGAGCGCCCGCCGCCTGCTGCCGCAGATCGTCGAGCTGTTGCACGAAGCCGGATCGCTGGTACTGCTCGAAGGCATCGAGACCGCCGAACAGGCGCGCATCGCCATGGCGGCCGACGTGGACTTCGCCCAGGGCTATTTCTTCGGCCGCCCCAGCGGCGAGACGCCCGATCCGGCGCCGTCGGTCGCCGCCATCGACGCGGTGTGGACCGACTACGACACCTCGCAGGCCGACGACACCCGGCGCTACCGCGAGCGCATCAGTGACTACGTGAATGCCATCGGCCACGCCGCCTCCCTGCTGGCGGACCGCCGCAGCGCGGACGAGGCGCTGCGGCTCTTTCTCGGCCAGCCCGGCGCGCTGCGCTGCTACATGCTGGACGAACAGGGCTTCCAGATCAGCCGCAACATTCCGGCGCACGGCGAGCGCCTGGCCGAAGGCATCACCCCGGAGAGCGACGCCGCGCGTTCGCGCTGGTCGCGCCGCCCCTACTTCCGCCGCGCCATGGAGACCCCGGGGCGCGTCTGCGTGACCCGCCCCTACCTGTGCATCTCCAGCGCCGTGTTGTGCGTCACCGTGTCGATCTGCTTCCAGGCCGGCGGCCAGCGCCGCGTGCTGTGCGGCGACGTGGCCTGGGCCTGA
- a CDS encoding DNA recombination protein RmuC, translating to MFEQLPPPAILLPALILAALCAGLVWQAVRLNRLGRELAETLGERIEAQRDEQQREALRRQQLDLHEGFARQREEIALRLAEQSGLMVNAQERLRGELLGHTLKTLSEHARADRELLEGGLQRASLQLAGSIESLTRSVNERLEAISGHVNQRLDEGFRKTNETFANVMARLATIDEAQKKIDGLTTNVVSLQELLGDKKARGAFGEVQLEALVRNALPAEAREFQATLPNGTRADCVLRLPAPTGLVAVDAKFPLENYHRMFDSSLAEADRRAAQGAFRADVKRHVDAIADKYIIPGVTSDGAVMFLPAEAVFAELHAYHPEVVAHAQARRVWIVSPTTLMAVLNTARAVLKDVETRKQIHVIKDALAKLAKDFHRFDERMNALARHIEQAGRDVQEVQVSSRKITAHFQKIESARLDELDEAEKEPAVPAVQPPM from the coding sequence GTGTTCGAGCAATTGCCGCCGCCGGCGATCCTTCTACCCGCACTGATCCTTGCGGCGCTCTGCGCGGGGCTGGTGTGGCAGGCCGTGAGGTTGAACCGGCTGGGCCGCGAGCTGGCCGAAACCCTGGGCGAGCGCATCGAGGCGCAGCGCGACGAGCAGCAGCGCGAGGCCCTGCGCCGCCAGCAGCTCGACCTGCACGAAGGCTTCGCCCGCCAGCGCGAGGAGATCGCCCTGCGCCTGGCGGAGCAGTCCGGGCTGATGGTCAATGCGCAGGAACGCCTGCGCGGCGAACTGCTCGGCCACACCCTGAAGACGCTCTCCGAGCACGCCCGCGCCGACCGCGAACTGCTGGAAGGCGGCCTGCAGCGCGCCTCCCTGCAACTGGCGGGCAGCATCGAGTCGCTCACCCGCAGCGTCAACGAACGCCTGGAGGCGATCAGCGGGCATGTGAACCAGCGCCTGGACGAAGGCTTCCGCAAGACCAACGAAACCTTCGCCAACGTGATGGCGCGCTTGGCGACCATAGACGAGGCACAGAAGAAGATCGACGGGCTGACCACCAACGTGGTCAGCCTGCAGGAGCTGCTCGGCGACAAGAAGGCACGCGGCGCCTTCGGCGAGGTGCAGCTGGAAGCGCTGGTGCGCAACGCGCTGCCGGCCGAGGCGCGCGAGTTCCAGGCCACGCTGCCCAACGGCACCCGCGCCGACTGCGTGCTGCGCCTGCCCGCGCCCACCGGGCTGGTGGCGGTGGATGCCAAGTTCCCGCTGGAGAACTACCACCGCATGTTCGACTCATCGCTCGCCGAGGCCGACCGGCGCGCGGCGCAGGGCGCCTTCCGCGCCGACGTAAAACGCCACGTCGACGCGATCGCCGACAAGTACATCATTCCGGGCGTCACCTCGGACGGCGCGGTGATGTTCCTGCCCGCGGAAGCGGTGTTCGCCGAACTGCACGCCTACCACCCGGAGGTGGTGGCCCATGCGCAGGCGCGCAGGGTGTGGATCGTCTCGCCGACCACGCTGATGGCGGTGCTCAACACCGCGCGCGCGGTCTTGAAGGACGTCGAGACGCGCAAGCAGATCCACGTCATCAAGGACGCGCTGGCCAAGCTGGCCAAGGACTTCCACCGCTTCGACGAGCGCATGAACGCGCTGGCGCGCCACATCGAGCAGGCCGGGCGCGACGTGCAGGAGGTGCAGGTGTCCAGCCGCAAGATCACCGCGCACTTCCAGAAGATCGAGTCCGCACGGCTGGATGAGCTCGACGAGGCGGAAAAAGAGCCCGCGGTGCCGGCGGTTCAGCCGCCGATGTAG
- the moaA gene encoding GTP 3',8-cyclase MoaA: MKVIPIQQAGLESAPAAGPLPPPGAALSDRRGRQVHDLRISVTDRCNFRCIYCMPREVFDKDYPFLPRRDLLSFEEIVRVARLFVARGVKKIRITGGEPLLRKNIERLVGMLAELDGVELTLTTNGVLLPKLARPLADAGLHRVTISLDSLDDATFRRMNDADFPVERVLEGIAAAQAAGLAPIKVNTVIKRGTNDHGIVELARHFRGSGHILRFIEFMDVGASNGWKMDEVLPSREVVERINQVFPLEPVDPNYEGEVAERWRYTDGAGEIGVISSVTQAFCSTCTRIRLSTEGKLYTCLFAQQGHDLRSLLRSGADDATLDAAIARMWAAREDRYSEIRTANTAALRKIEMSYIGG; this comes from the coding sequence ATGAAGGTCATCCCCATCCAGCAGGCGGGCCTCGAGTCCGCCCCCGCCGCGGGCCCGCTGCCGCCGCCCGGCGCTGCGCTGAGCGACCGCCGCGGGCGCCAGGTGCACGACCTGCGCATCTCGGTGACCGACCGCTGCAACTTCCGCTGCATCTATTGCATGCCGCGCGAAGTGTTCGACAAGGACTACCCCTTCCTGCCCCGCCGCGACCTGCTCAGCTTCGAGGAGATCGTCCGCGTGGCGCGCCTGTTCGTCGCCCGCGGGGTGAAAAAGATCCGCATCACCGGCGGCGAGCCGCTGCTGCGCAAGAACATCGAGCGCCTGGTCGGCATGCTGGCCGAACTCGACGGCGTCGAGCTCACCCTGACCACCAACGGCGTGCTGCTGCCCAAGCTCGCCCGCCCGCTGGCCGACGCCGGCCTGCACCGGGTGACGATCAGCCTCGATTCGCTGGACGACGCCACCTTCCGGCGCATGAACGACGCCGACTTCCCGGTCGAGCGCGTGCTCGAAGGCATTGCCGCCGCGCAGGCCGCGGGGCTAGCGCCGATCAAGGTGAACACCGTCATCAAGCGCGGCACCAACGATCACGGCATCGTCGAACTCGCCCGCCACTTCCGCGGCAGCGGCCACATCCTGCGCTTCATCGAGTTCATGGACGTGGGCGCCTCGAACGGCTGGAAGATGGACGAGGTGCTGCCCTCGCGCGAAGTGGTCGAGCGCATCAACCAGGTCTTTCCACTGGAGCCGGTCGACCCCAACTACGAGGGCGAGGTGGCCGAGCGCTGGCGCTACACGGACGGCGCGGGCGAGATCGGCGTGATCTCCTCGGTGACCCAGGCCTTCTGTTCCACCTGCACCCGCATCCGCCTGTCCACCGAAGGCAAGCTCTACACCTGTCTGTTCGCCCAGCAGGGCCACGACCTGCGCAGCCTGCTGCGCAGCGGTGCCGACGACGCCACGCTGGACGCGGCCATCGCCCGCATGTGGGCCGCGCGCGAGGACCGATACTCGGAGATCCGCACCGCCAACACCGCGGCCCTGCGCAAGATCGAAATGTCCTACATCGGCGGCTGA
- the serB gene encoding phosphoserine phosphatase SerB: MNLVVQGPEVDSNVLKTLACLTGASSIVQITPTAFRLVDAQAHGEVAAVCARAALDFAWTPKGRRLGDFGLFVTDMDSTLIDIECIDEIADLQGLKHEVAEITEAAMRGEIDFRESLTRRVSLLAGLRVEALAEVYEERLALNPGAERLLRGLKQAGIYTVLVSGGFTYFTERLKQRLGFDEAWANELEVSDGRLTGRVTGPVIDAAAKAAHLVRARETRGLRAEQTIAAGDGANDIPMLREAGFGVAFRAKPVLREVADCCLDHSGLDGILNVLD, translated from the coding sequence ATGAACCTGGTCGTACAGGGTCCGGAGGTCGACTCCAACGTCCTGAAGACGCTCGCCTGCCTGACCGGCGCGAGCAGCATCGTGCAGATCACGCCCACCGCCTTCCGCCTGGTCGATGCCCAGGCCCACGGCGAGGTCGCGGCGGTCTGCGCGCGCGCCGCGCTTGATTTCGCCTGGACACCCAAGGGGCGGCGCCTGGGCGATTTCGGCCTCTTCGTCACCGACATGGACTCGACCCTGATCGACATCGAGTGCATCGACGAGATCGCCGACCTCCAGGGCCTCAAGCACGAGGTCGCGGAGATCACCGAGGCGGCGATGCGTGGCGAGATCGATTTCCGCGAATCGCTCACCCGCCGCGTCAGCCTGCTCGCCGGCCTGCGGGTCGAGGCCCTGGCCGAGGTGTATGAAGAACGCCTGGCGCTCAACCCCGGCGCCGAGCGCCTGCTGCGCGGGCTCAAGCAGGCCGGCATCTACACCGTGCTGGTGTCCGGCGGCTTCACCTATTTCACCGAACGCCTCAAGCAGCGCCTGGGCTTCGACGAAGCCTGGGCGAACGAACTGGAAGTGAGCGACGGCCGCCTGACCGGGCGGGTCACCGGCCCGGTGATCGACGCCGCAGCCAAGGCCGCCCACCTGGTGCGCGCCCGCGAGACGCGCGGACTGCGCGCCGAACAGACCATCGCCGCGGGCGACGGTGCGAACGACATTCCCATGCTGCGCGAAGCCGGCTTCGGCGTGGCCTTCCGCGCCAAGCCGGTGCTGCGCGAAGTGGCCGACTGCTGCCTGGACCACAGCGGCCTGGACGGCATCCTCAACGTCCTGGACTGA
- a CDS encoding 3-deoxy-7-phosphoheptulonate synthase — protein sequence MSVAQTENLNIVAVDHMPSPEEIKARVPLTERAAASVLAGRRALADILDRKDKRLFVVVGPCSIHDPVAGLDYARRLKKLADEVADTMVLVMRVYFEKPRTATGWKGFINDPYMDDSFRIDEGMEKARRFLMDVCEIGLPTATEALDPIAPQYYGDLISWTAIGARTSESQTHREMSSGLSTPVGFKNATDGDLDVAINAIISASRPHSFLGISGKGQSAILRTRGNRLGHVVLRGGGGRPNYDTVSISLAEQALAKAKLPVNIVVDCSHANSWKKAEFQPLVMKDVIHQIREGNRSVVGLMIESFIEAGNQSIPADLSQLKYGCSVTDACVGWDTTDEMIRNAAGVLREALANRGVPA from the coding sequence ATGTCTGTCGCCCAGACCGAAAACCTCAACATCGTCGCCGTCGACCACATGCCGTCGCCGGAAGAGATCAAGGCCCGCGTGCCGCTCACCGAGCGTGCCGCCGCCAGCGTGCTGGCCGGACGCCGCGCGCTCGCCGACATCCTCGACCGCAAGGACAAGCGCCTGTTCGTGGTGGTCGGCCCCTGCTCCATCCACGACCCCGTCGCCGGCCTGGACTACGCCCGCCGGCTGAAGAAGCTCGCCGACGAGGTCGCCGACACCATGGTGCTGGTGATGCGGGTGTATTTCGAGAAGCCGCGCACCGCCACCGGCTGGAAGGGCTTCATCAACGATCCCTACATGGACGACTCCTTCCGCATCGACGAGGGCATGGAGAAGGCGCGCCGCTTCCTGATGGACGTGTGCGAGATCGGCCTGCCCACCGCCACCGAGGCACTGGACCCGATCGCTCCGCAGTACTACGGCGACCTGATCAGCTGGACCGCCATCGGCGCGCGCACCTCCGAATCGCAGACCCACCGCGAGATGTCCTCCGGCCTGTCCACCCCGGTGGGTTTCAAGAACGCCACCGACGGCGACCTGGACGTGGCGATCAACGCCATCATCTCGGCCTCGCGTCCGCACAGCTTCCTGGGCATCAGCGGCAAGGGCCAGTCGGCCATCCTGCGCACCCGCGGCAACCGCCTGGGCCACGTGGTGCTGCGCGGCGGCGGCGGCCGCCCCAACTACGACACCGTGTCGATCTCGCTTGCCGAACAGGCGCTGGCCAAGGCCAAGCTGCCGGTGAACATCGTGGTGGACTGCTCGCACGCCAACTCGTGGAAGAAGGCCGAATTCCAGCCCCTGGTGATGAAGGACGTGATCCACCAGATCCGCGAGGGCAACCGCTCGGTGGTCGGCCTGATGATCGAGAGCTTCATCGAGGCCGGCAACCAGTCGATTCCGGCCGATCTCTCGCAGCTCAAGTACGGCTGTTCGGTTACCGACGCCTGCGTCGGCTGGGATACCACCGACGAGATGATCCGCAACGCCGCCGGGGTGCTGCGCGAAGCGCTGGCCAACCGGGGTGTGCCTGCATGA
- the ylqF gene encoding ribosome biogenesis GTPase YlqF: protein MSIQWFPGHMTSARKKAAETMARTDLVIEVLDARIPEASCNPMIRELREFRQRPCLKILNKTDLADPEATRAWLAHYERQPGVKAVALSCKKPGDVARIPKLAQALAPHRNDGTKQLRLMIMGIPNVGKSTLMNALLNRRVAKVGDEPAVTKSQQTFDLGGHMTVTDTPGMMWPKIAHDSDGFMLAACHAIGRNAVIDEQVAAFLGDILLARYPGELAARYKFKTQPADGHAVVEEVARRRGCLIKGGGLDLEKAAGLLLTDFRAGAIGRISLETPDTRAQMLAAARQAPAAAPDEQAREEDADE from the coding sequence ATGTCCATCCAATGGTTCCCCGGTCACATGACCTCGGCGCGCAAGAAGGCCGCCGAGACCATGGCGCGTACCGATCTGGTGATCGAGGTGCTCGACGCCCGCATCCCCGAGGCCAGCTGCAACCCGATGATCCGCGAGCTGCGCGAGTTCCGTCAGCGCCCCTGCCTGAAGATCCTCAACAAGACCGACCTCGCCGACCCTGAGGCGACCCGTGCCTGGCTGGCCCACTACGAGCGTCAGCCCGGGGTGAAGGCGGTGGCGCTCTCCTGCAAGAAGCCGGGCGACGTCGCCCGTATCCCGAAGCTCGCGCAGGCGCTGGCGCCGCACCGCAACGACGGCACCAAGCAGCTGCGCCTGATGATCATGGGCATCCCCAACGTCGGCAAATCCACGCTGATGAACGCGCTGCTCAACCGCCGGGTGGCCAAGGTGGGCGACGAGCCGGCGGTGACCAAGTCGCAGCAGACCTTCGACCTCGGCGGCCACATGACGGTGACCGACACGCCAGGGATGATGTGGCCGAAGATCGCCCACGACTCCGACGGCTTCATGCTCGCCGCCTGCCATGCGATCGGCCGCAACGCGGTGATCGACGAGCAGGTCGCAGCCTTTCTCGGAGACATCCTGCTGGCGCGCTACCCGGGCGAACTCGCCGCGCGCTACAAGTTCAAGACCCAGCCCGCCGACGGCCACGCGGTGGTGGAAGAGGTGGCACGCCGGCGCGGCTGCCTGATCAAGGGCGGCGGACTGGACCTGGAGAAGGCCGCCGGCCTGCTGCTGACCGACTTCCGTGCCGGGGCGATCGGGCGGATCAGCCTGGAGACGCCGGACACGCGTGCGCAGATGCTCGCCGCCGCGCGGCAGGCGCCTGCCGCCGCCCCCGATGAACAGGCCCGCGAGGAGGACGCAGATGAGTGA
- a CDS encoding SlyX family protein: protein MSEPDAVDARLVELESKLAFAEDLLETLNMTVFRQQREIERLQKQLLHLGEQMRNVATPGQPTSLRDEIPPHY from the coding sequence ATGAGTGAACCGGATGCCGTCGACGCCCGTCTGGTCGAACTGGAGAGCAAGCTCGCCTTTGCCGAGGATCTGCTCGAAACCCTCAACATGACGGTCTTCCGCCAGCAGCGCGAGATCGAACGTCTGCAGAAGCAGTTGCTGCATCTGGGCGAACAAATGCGCAACGTCGCCACGCCCGGCCAGCCGACCAGCCTGCGCGACGAAATTCCGCCTCACTACTGA
- a CDS encoding peptidase U32 family protein has protein sequence MTPPQPRFPDTQLELLAPARNVDIGIEAVNHGADAVYIGGPAFGARAGAGNELADIERLVRHAHRFDARIFATLNTILRDDELDDARRTAWALYDMGVDALIVQDMGLLELDLPPIQLHASTQTDIRTPEKARFLQDVGFSQIVLARELTLEQIRAIRAATDPARCVIEFFIHGALCVAYSGQCYISHAHTGRSANRGDCSQACRLPYNVTDQSGRIVAHQQHVLSMKDNDQSANLAALVDAGVRSFKIEGRYKDMGYVKNITAHYRLLLDEVLDARPDLARASSGRCSYGFTPDPQRNYNRGATDYFVNGRKADIGAFDAPTWAGLPLGHVLATARDSFELESEAQLANGDGLTYFDLQRNLVGFRANKVERLAQAASEPRLALWRVWPADGMARLKDLRAGTEISRNTDMAWDRLLEKKSAERRIGLWMSLRECADGLSLTVQDEDDYCASATLAQPFEPAKDPARAEAALREQLAKLGNTIFSAERIDIALARAWFLPAAAVNALRREAVERIEAARAAAWQRLPRAAAVEPPVPYPEDSLSYLANVFNHKARDFYARHGVKVIEAAYESHEELGEASLMITKHCVRYSLSLCPKQTAGVTGVAGTIRAEPLVLVNGSERLTLRFDCKPCEMHVVGRIKKNVLKQAEATPLQFYRTRPGA, from the coding sequence ATGACGCCGCCGCAGCCCCGCTTTCCCGACACCCAGCTCGAACTGCTCGCCCCCGCCCGCAACGTCGACATCGGCATCGAGGCGGTCAATCACGGCGCAGATGCGGTGTATATCGGCGGCCCGGCCTTCGGCGCGCGCGCCGGCGCCGGCAACGAGCTGGCCGACATCGAGCGCCTGGTGCGCCACGCCCACCGCTTCGACGCGCGCATCTTCGCCACGCTGAACACCATCCTGCGCGACGACGAGCTGGACGACGCCCGGCGCACCGCCTGGGCGCTCTACGACATGGGCGTGGACGCGCTGATCGTGCAGGACATGGGCCTGCTCGAGCTGGACCTGCCGCCCATCCAGCTGCATGCCAGCACGCAGACCGACATCCGCACGCCGGAAAAGGCCCGCTTCCTGCAGGACGTCGGCTTCTCGCAGATCGTGCTGGCGCGCGAACTCACCCTGGAACAGATCCGTGCCATCCGCGCGGCCACCGACCCGGCGCGCTGCGTGATCGAGTTCTTCATCCACGGCGCGCTGTGCGTGGCCTACAGCGGCCAGTGCTACATCAGCCACGCCCACACCGGGCGCAGCGCCAACCGCGGCGACTGTTCGCAGGCCTGCCGCCTGCCCTACAACGTCACCGACCAGTCCGGCCGCATCGTCGCCCACCAGCAGCACGTGCTGTCGATGAAGGACAACGACCAGTCGGCCAACCTCGCCGCGCTGGTCGATGCCGGCGTGCGCAGCTTCAAGATCGAGGGGCGCTACAAGGACATGGGCTATGTGAAGAACATCACCGCCCACTACCGCCTGCTGCTCGACGAAGTTCTCGACGCCCGCCCCGATCTGGCGCGCGCTTCCAGCGGACGCTGCAGCTACGGCTTCACCCCCGACCCGCAGCGCAATTACAACCGCGGCGCCACCGACTACTTCGTCAATGGCCGCAAGGCGGACATCGGCGCCTTCGACGCACCCACCTGGGCCGGCCTGCCGCTGGGCCACGTGCTGGCCACGGCGCGCGACAGCTTCGAGCTGGAGAGCGAGGCGCAGCTGGCCAACGGCGACGGCCTCACCTACTTCGACCTGCAGCGCAACCTGGTGGGTTTTCGCGCCAACAAGGTCGAGCGCCTGGCGCAAGCCGCTTCCGAACCGCGGCTGGCGCTCTGGCGCGTGTGGCCGGCCGACGGCATGGCGCGCCTCAAGGACCTGCGCGCCGGCACCGAGATCTCGCGCAACACCGACATGGCCTGGGACCGCCTGCTGGAGAAGAAATCCGCCGAGCGCCGCATCGGCCTGTGGATGAGCTTGCGCGAATGCGCCGACGGGCTGTCGCTCACCGTGCAGGACGAGGATGACTACTGCGCCAGCGCCACCCTGGCGCAGCCCTTCGAGCCCGCCAAGGACCCGGCCCGTGCCGAAGCCGCGCTGCGCGAACAACTCGCCAAGCTGGGCAACACCATCTTCTCCGCGGAACGGATCGACATCGCTCTCGCCCGCGCCTGGTTCCTGCCCGCTGCGGCGGTAAACGCCTTGCGCCGCGAGGCCGTCGAGCGGATTGAGGCCGCCCGCGCCGCGGCCTGGCAGCGCCTGCCGCGTGCCGCCGCGGTGGAGCCGCCGGTGCCTTACCCGGAAGACAGCCTCAGCTATCTGGCCAACGTCTTCAACCACAAGGCGCGCGACTTCTACGCCCGCCACGGCGTGAAGGTGATCGAAGCGGCCTACGAGAGCCACGAGGAGCTGGGCGAAGCCAGCCTGATGATCACCAAGCACTGCGTGCGCTACAGCCTGAGCCTGTGTCCCAAGCAGACCGCCGGGGTCACCGGGGTGGCCGGCACCATCCGCGCCGAGCCGCTGGTGCTGGTCAACGGCAGCGAACGCCTCACCCTGCGCTTCGACTGCAAGCCCTGCGAGATGCATGTGGTCGGGCGTATCAAGAAGAACGTGCTCAAGCAGGCAGAAGCCACGCCGCTGCAGTTCTACCGCACCCGCCCGGGCGCCTGA
- a CDS encoding DUF488 domain-containing protein translates to MVIRVVRLGSPRAADEGLRLGTVRRPPRGVPKTEFARQDWYDLWFPNLAPSVDTMKMAQAAETPAQWAAFARKYRAEMSAPLPSHDLDLLAAMSHRTNFSVGCYCADEDHCHRSILRALLAERGAAVEA, encoded by the coding sequence ATGGTCATCCGCGTGGTGCGCCTGGGCAGCCCCCGGGCGGCAGATGAAGGACTACGCCTCGGCACGGTGCGCCGCCCGCCGCGCGGCGTGCCCAAGACCGAGTTCGCCAGGCAGGACTGGTACGACCTGTGGTTTCCCAATCTCGCGCCCAGCGTGGACACGATGAAGATGGCCCAGGCGGCGGAAACGCCTGCGCAGTGGGCCGCCTTCGCCCGCAAGTACCGCGCGGAGATGTCTGCGCCGCTGCCATCGCACGATCTCGACCTGCTCGCAGCCATGTCGCACCGGACCAATTTCTCGGTCGGCTGCTACTGTGCGGACGAGGACCACTGCCATCGCTCCATCCTGCGCGCGCTGCTGGCGGAGCGCGGAGCGGCGGTCGAGGCGTAG